One stretch of Priestia megaterium DNA includes these proteins:
- a CDS encoding coproporphyrinogen III oxidase produces the protein MNIYIKGIEDERFLRPLHRISDLFFEESNVSFEDDNEAQLKVEVELKVHEEIYAKAVLHDAETDKVFTEELSKSFTPYETEKEKFKQIKNVVLRVYLSVLQEYTNIVQKWGILTGIRPTKLLHMKLQSGKSKEQAHRELKEEYLITDDKINLMQHIVDRQLAAIPDLHELKNEVSIYIGIPFCPTKCAYCTFPAYAINGRQGSVTSFLGGLHYEMREVGKWLKDNNVKITTVYYGGGTPTSITAEEMDMLYEEMYESFPDVQNIREITVEAGRPDTITEEKLAVLNKWNIDRISVNPQSYIQETLKAIGRHHTVEETIDKFHLSRKMGMNNINMDLIIGLPNEGVEEFQHTLDESKKLLPESLTVHTLSFKRASEMTQNKRKYKVADRYEIGKMMDLATEWTQEQGYEPYYLYRQKNILGNLENVGYSFPGQESLYNIMIMEEKQTIIGLGCGASSKFVHPETGIITRFANPKDPKSYNDGFEHYTQEKLKILDELFRK, from the coding sequence TTGAACATTTATATAAAAGGTATAGAAGATGAGCGTTTTTTACGTCCGCTTCACCGAATTTCAGATTTGTTTTTTGAAGAAAGCAACGTCTCCTTTGAGGATGATAACGAAGCTCAGCTGAAGGTCGAAGTAGAGCTAAAAGTTCATGAAGAAATTTATGCGAAAGCAGTGCTGCATGACGCTGAAACGGACAAGGTGTTTACAGAAGAGCTTTCTAAATCGTTTACGCCGTATGAAACAGAAAAAGAAAAATTTAAGCAAATAAAAAATGTGGTGCTTCGCGTCTACTTATCTGTGCTACAGGAGTATACAAACATTGTTCAAAAATGGGGTATTTTAACCGGTATTCGTCCGACGAAGCTGCTTCATATGAAACTGCAGTCAGGCAAAAGTAAAGAACAAGCGCATCGTGAGCTAAAGGAAGAATATTTAATCACCGACGACAAAATTAATTTAATGCAGCATATTGTGGATCGTCAACTAGCAGCTATTCCTGATTTACATGAGTTAAAGAACGAGGTAAGCATTTATATAGGCATTCCGTTTTGTCCGACAAAGTGTGCATACTGTACATTCCCAGCCTATGCGATTAACGGACGTCAAGGATCCGTTACGTCATTTTTAGGCGGCTTGCATTATGAGATGCGTGAAGTAGGAAAATGGCTAAAAGACAATAACGTCAAGATTACAACCGTCTATTATGGCGGAGGCACACCAACGAGCATTACTGCTGAAGAAATGGACATGCTGTATGAAGAGATGTATGAATCGTTCCCGGATGTACAAAATATCCGTGAAATTACGGTAGAAGCAGGAAGACCCGATACGATTACGGAAGAAAAGCTAGCTGTTTTAAACAAATGGAATATTGATCGGATTAGTGTAAATCCGCAGTCTTATATTCAAGAAACCTTAAAAGCTATTGGACGTCATCATACAGTTGAAGAAACTATTGATAAATTTCATCTTTCTCGAAAAATGGGGATGAATAACATTAACATGGACTTAATTATTGGGCTTCCAAATGAAGGTGTAGAAGAATTTCAGCATACGCTAGACGAATCTAAAAAATTGCTTCCTGAATCTTTAACTGTTCATACGCTATCGTTTAAACGCGCGTCTGAAATGACTCAAAATAAACGGAAATACAAAGTAGCAGATCGCTATGAAATTGGTAAAATGATGGATTTAGCGACTGAGTGGACTCAAGAACAAGGGTATGAACCTTATTATTTATATCGCCAAAAAAATATTTTAGGTAATTTAGAAAACGTTGGATATTCATTCCCTGGTCAAGAGAGCCTGTACAATATTATGATCATGGAAGAAAAGCAGACGATTATTGGGCTTGGATGCGGGGCATCCAGTAAGTTCGTGCATCCAGAAACAGGCATTATTACAAGGTTTGCGAATCCAAAAGACCCAAAATCGTATAACGATGGATTCGAGCACTACACACAAGAGAAACTCAAGATTTTAGATGAATTGTTTAGGAAATAA
- a CDS encoding long-chain fatty acid--CoA ligase codes for MINVQLTVPSMMERAEKLFGKKEVVSKSSKGIQRLTYNQLIKRTRQLSSMLERIGVKRGERVGTFAWNHHRHLEAYFAVPGIGAVLHTINIRLDSEQIVYIINHARDKVILLDECFLPLFGSIHQKLPHVEAYIIMSDEGELPETDLPVYHYENWIQQGHESHSFVQDLNEEEPAGLCYTSATTGEPKGVVYSHRAIYLHCMALGLADSAGLSEADTAMPIVPMFHVNAWGIPFAAVWFGTKLVLPGAFCTSETIASLIEQERVTLAAAVPTVWLNFLQELEKKPYAVDSLRAILCGGSAAPKSVIREFQEKYQIEFMHAYGMTETSPVVTVSRLKSYQYSEDSEYQLSIKAKQGFLVPGVEMKVIGQNGEVAWDGAEMGELLLKGPWVASEYYKDKRTEDTFKDGWLYTGDIVTVDEEGTIKIVDRTKDLIKSGGEWISSVDLENALIAHRAVFEACVIAVPHKVWQERPVACVVLKDAYKGIVSSEELLKFLAPQFAKWWLPDDILFMDEIPKKTVGKFLKRTLREQIVNHYQKG; via the coding sequence ATGATAAATGTACAGTTAACCGTACCATCTATGATGGAAAGAGCTGAAAAGCTGTTTGGTAAAAAAGAAGTGGTTTCTAAATCTTCAAAAGGAATTCAGCGTTTAACTTATAATCAGTTAATAAAACGGACTCGGCAGCTCTCTAGTATGCTAGAACGAATTGGAGTGAAGCGAGGAGAAAGAGTCGGAACGTTTGCATGGAATCATCATAGACATCTAGAGGCTTATTTTGCTGTGCCGGGAATAGGCGCTGTTCTTCACACAATTAATATCCGGTTAGATTCTGAGCAAATTGTATACATCATTAATCATGCACGCGATAAAGTCATTTTACTTGATGAATGCTTTTTACCTTTATTTGGAAGTATTCATCAAAAGCTTCCACATGTTGAAGCCTATATCATTATGTCAGATGAAGGTGAGCTGCCAGAAACAGACTTGCCAGTTTATCATTACGAAAATTGGATTCAGCAAGGGCATGAATCGCATTCCTTTGTTCAAGATTTAAACGAAGAAGAACCAGCAGGCCTTTGTTATACCTCTGCTACTACAGGAGAGCCAAAGGGCGTTGTATATTCTCATCGCGCTATTTATTTGCACTGTATGGCGCTAGGGCTTGCTGATAGTGCTGGATTATCAGAAGCTGATACCGCTATGCCTATCGTTCCAATGTTTCACGTGAACGCATGGGGGATTCCTTTCGCTGCGGTCTGGTTTGGGACAAAGCTCGTGCTGCCGGGTGCTTTTTGTACCTCGGAGACGATTGCCTCTCTGATTGAACAAGAGAGAGTAACTCTGGCTGCAGCAGTACCTACCGTTTGGTTAAACTTTTTACAAGAGTTAGAAAAAAAGCCTTACGCAGTTGATAGTTTGCGAGCTATTTTATGCGGTGGATCAGCGGCCCCAAAAAGCGTAATTCGAGAATTTCAGGAAAAATATCAAATTGAATTTATGCATGCATACGGAATGACGGAAACAAGCCCTGTTGTGACCGTCTCCCGCTTAAAAAGCTATCAGTACAGCGAAGACTCTGAGTATCAGCTCAGCATAAAAGCGAAGCAAGGTTTCTTAGTTCCTGGCGTTGAAATGAAAGTAATAGGTCAAAATGGAGAAGTTGCTTGGGATGGAGCGGAAATGGGTGAGCTATTACTAAAGGGCCCATGGGTAGCTTCTGAATATTACAAGGATAAAAGAACAGAAGATACGTTTAAAGACGGCTGGCTGTATACCGGAGATATTGTGACGGTTGACGAAGAGGGAACGATCAAAATCGTAGACCGAACAAAAGATTTAATTAAAAGCGGAGGAGAATGGATTTCATCGGTTGATCTAGAAAACGCACTTATTGCCCATAGAGCTGTTTTCGAAGCCTGTGTCATAGCAGTCCCTCATAAGGTGTGGCAAGAGCGTCCAGTTGCTTGTGTCGTGTTAAAAGATGCATACAAAGGTATTGTTTCGTCAGAAGAGCTGCTCAAATTTTTAGCGCCGCAGTTCGCGAAATGGTGGCTTCCAGATGACATTTTATTTATGGATGAAATCCCGAAGAAAACGGTAGGAAAGTTCTTAAAACGTACGCTTCGTGAACAAATCGTCAATCATTATCAGAAAGGGTGA
- a CDS encoding enoyl-CoA hydratase — MTVELKVVELVLQERIATISFNRPDALNALNEEVLEQFIQCLKVVEESEADFLIVKGNGKVFSAGGDINMMMSPSQSKRFEQVMDLINEAVLTLYSLPQMTISVLHGAAAGLGLSIALASDYIIAERHTKIAMNFIGIALIPDGGGHFLLEKRIGAHRAKQLIWEGKTLKAEEAHQFGIIDEIKEGDLAKHVEDYLSYWLKKPSRALKETKRIYVETSVSQLKQVLALEKRSQFAMSQSSDHKEGVRAFLEKRAPVFNQSEKDISEN, encoded by the coding sequence ATGACCGTCGAATTAAAAGTAGTAGAACTAGTTTTGCAAGAGCGTATCGCCACAATTTCGTTTAACAGGCCGGATGCGTTAAATGCATTAAACGAAGAAGTGCTAGAGCAGTTTATTCAATGTTTAAAAGTTGTCGAAGAAAGCGAAGCAGATTTTTTAATAGTAAAGGGAAACGGAAAAGTATTTTCAGCAGGCGGAGATATTAATATGATGATGTCACCTTCACAATCAAAACGTTTTGAGCAGGTAATGGATTTGATTAATGAAGCCGTGCTGACTTTATACAGCCTGCCTCAAATGACGATAAGTGTACTGCACGGTGCGGCAGCAGGGCTAGGGCTCAGCATCGCGCTTGCTTCTGATTATATTATTGCAGAAAGACACACAAAAATTGCCATGAACTTTATCGGCATTGCTCTAATTCCAGACGGAGGCGGTCACTTTTTACTAGAAAAGCGCATCGGTGCTCATCGTGCAAAACAGCTGATTTGGGAAGGAAAGACATTAAAAGCAGAGGAAGCTCATCAATTTGGCATAATTGATGAAATAAAAGAAGGAGATTTGGCGAAGCATGTAGAAGATTATCTCTCATATTGGCTAAAAAAACCTTCACGGGCTTTGAAGGAAACAAAGCGAATTTATGTGGAGACATCTGTTTCACAATTAAAGCAAGTGCTTGCGCTTGAAAAAAGAAGTCAGTTTGCTATGAGCCAAAGTTCGGATCATAAGGAAGGTGTACGTGCGTTTCTGGAAAAGCGAGCGCCTGTTTTTAATCAAAGTGAAAAAGATATTTCCGAAAATTAA
- a CDS encoding HU family DNA-binding protein: protein MNKTDLVNAVATKSELTKADASKAVDALLETISSTLGEGEKIQLIGFGTFEVRERAARTGRNPQTGEEMQIPASKVPAFKAGKELKEAVK from the coding sequence ATGAACAAAACAGATTTAGTAAACGCAGTGGCAACAAAATCAGAGTTAACAAAAGCAGATGCATCTAAAGCAGTTGACGCATTACTAGAAACAATTTCATCAACGCTAGGTGAAGGTGAAAAAATTCAGTTAATCGGCTTCGGTACATTTGAAGTACGCGAGCGTGCTGCTCGTACAGGCCGTAACCCTCAAACGGGTGAAGAAATGCAAATTCCAGCATCAAAAGTACCAGCATTTAAAGCTGGTAAAGAACTAAAAGAAGCTGTAAAGTAA
- a CDS encoding YhzD family protein has product MSTYTLTAFEKTGEKLIDESFEAASETEAKTIGTKKLEELSYLEKTHRCVSSSGKLVLFHR; this is encoded by the coding sequence ATGAGTACTTACACATTAACCGCTTTTGAAAAGACAGGAGAAAAATTAATAGATGAAAGTTTTGAAGCAGCTTCTGAGACAGAAGCAAAGACTATCGGCACCAAGAAGTTAGAAGAGCTTTCCTATTTAGAAAAAACGCATCGATGCGTTAGCTCCAGCGGAAAACTTGTATTATTTCATCGTTAA
- a CDS encoding ABC transporter ATP-binding protein yields the protein MSLSIREVSKRYGEFTAVNELSLQIPKGEVFGFLGANGAGKTTTFRMILGLIEPTSGHIQWNDKSLTYSRSHLVGYLPEERGLYPKLKVKDQLVYLGRLRGMKKANVLQEMEHWLSRFNIPQYASKKVEELSKGNQQKIQFIASVIHRPELLILDEPFSGLDPVNVEVLKEAVLDLKKRGTTIVFSSHRMEHVEELCEYLCIMHHGTPVVYGRLPEIKRSFGKKNVIVHGKGPFERITELEGVVKVKKTVEGMNVQIQHESVSQLIFQELKHFSFVSKFAVEEPSLNDIFIEKVGASYE from the coding sequence ATGTCTCTTTCTATCCGTGAAGTTTCAAAAAGGTACGGTGAATTTACAGCTGTAAATGAGCTATCCTTGCAAATTCCAAAAGGCGAAGTGTTTGGTTTTTTAGGTGCAAACGGTGCTGGCAAAACGACAACGTTTCGAATGATTTTAGGGCTCATTGAACCAACCTCAGGTCACATCCAATGGAATGATAAATCTTTAACTTACAGTAGAAGTCATCTAGTTGGCTACCTTCCAGAAGAAAGGGGATTATATCCGAAATTAAAAGTCAAAGATCAGCTTGTGTACCTTGGACGGTTGCGCGGAATGAAAAAAGCTAACGTGCTGCAAGAAATGGAGCACTGGTTATCTCGATTTAATATTCCTCAATATGCTTCCAAAAAAGTAGAAGAGCTATCCAAAGGAAATCAGCAAAAAATTCAATTTATTGCCTCCGTTATTCATCGACCCGAGCTGCTTATTTTAGACGAACCTTTTAGCGGCTTGGATCCTGTAAATGTAGAGGTATTAAAAGAAGCGGTGCTTGATTTAAAAAAACGCGGAACGACGATTGTTTTTTCAAGTCATCGAATGGAACATGTGGAAGAACTTTGTGAATATTTATGTATTATGCATCATGGCACGCCTGTTGTGTATGGAAGGCTGCCGGAGATCAAACGTTCATTTGGAAAGAAAAACGTCATTGTACACGGAAAAGGTCCGTTTGAGAGAATTACAGAGCTTGAAGGCGTTGTAAAGGTAAAAAAAACGGTTGAGGGCATGAATGTTCAAATCCAACATGAATCCGTATCACAACTCATTTTTCAAGAACTTAAACACTTTTCATTTGTATCTAAATTCGCAGTGGAAGAGCCTTCATTAAATGATATTTTCATTGAAAAGGTAGGTGCTTCCTATGAATAA
- a CDS encoding ABC transporter permease → MNKFWVIVFHTYLNKLKTKSFIITTIITAIILVALTNMEKIIDVFNSDDNGTNVGVIYEVESVYTLFKQNVNAMDKDIHLKEFTSESKAKQAVKSGQLDSYLLLSLNDKQLPQAVYKANSLAESNLSSTLEQAVQQTKVAMATVKIGLEEKQIDQLYSPVSFKKEALVENAKTEQELNQARGLVYVLLFVIYFAVIMYGSMIAMEVATEKSSRVMEILVSSVSPITQMFAKIIGIALLSLTQLAVILSVGYTSLKASVETNHNGIFSYLGFNDVPLTTFVYAFVFFILGYFLFATLAAFLGSLVSRIEDVQQMITPMTLVIVAAFLIAMFGLGDPETTIITVTSFIPFFAPMIMFLRVGMLNVPVWEVSVSIGILVVTITALAIFGARVYKGGVLMYGQSTSFKDIKKALQLTKKET, encoded by the coding sequence ATGAATAAATTTTGGGTCATTGTCTTTCATACATATCTTAATAAATTAAAAACAAAATCTTTTATTATTACGACGATTATTACTGCTATTATTCTAGTTGCTCTTACAAATATGGAGAAAATTATCGACGTTTTTAATTCAGACGATAATGGAACAAATGTGGGTGTCATCTATGAAGTGGAAAGCGTATATACTTTGTTCAAACAAAATGTAAATGCTATGGATAAAGACATTCATTTAAAAGAATTTACGTCTGAGTCTAAGGCAAAGCAAGCGGTAAAAAGCGGGCAGCTCGATAGCTATTTACTTTTATCTTTAAACGATAAGCAGTTGCCCCAAGCTGTGTACAAAGCTAACTCTTTGGCCGAATCAAACCTTTCTTCTACCTTAGAACAGGCGGTACAGCAAACAAAAGTGGCTATGGCTACAGTAAAAATTGGGTTAGAAGAAAAGCAGATTGATCAGCTTTACAGCCCTGTCTCATTCAAAAAGGAAGCGTTAGTTGAAAATGCCAAAACAGAACAAGAGCTAAATCAAGCAAGAGGTCTTGTGTATGTGCTGCTGTTTGTTATTTATTTTGCCGTTATCATGTATGGGAGCATGATTGCGATGGAAGTAGCTACTGAAAAATCATCCCGCGTTATGGAGATCCTTGTATCGAGCGTATCACCTATTACACAAATGTTTGCTAAAATCATTGGAATTGCCCTGCTCAGCTTAACGCAGCTTGCAGTGATACTGAGCGTGGGCTACACATCGTTAAAGGCCAGTGTGGAAACAAATCATAACGGTATCTTTTCTTATCTCGGATTTAATGATGTTCCGCTGACTACATTCGTGTATGCATTTGTCTTTTTCATATTGGGGTACTTTCTTTTTGCTACGCTCGCGGCTTTTTTAGGTTCTCTTGTGAGCCGTATTGAAGATGTACAGCAAATGATTACGCCCATGACCCTTGTGATTGTGGCCGCTTTTTTAATTGCTATGTTTGGACTTGGTGATCCTGAAACCACAATCATTACGGTCACATCTTTTATCCCGTTTTTTGCTCCGATGATTATGTTTTTGCGTGTAGGTATGTTAAATGTTCCTGTGTGGGAAGTGAGTGTATCGATAGGGATTTTAGTTGTGACGATTACTGCTTTAGCTATATTTGGTGCCCGTGTGTATAAAGGAGGAGTCCTTATGTATGGTCAATCTACCTCTTTTAAAGATATTAAAAAGGCGCTGCAGTTAACGAAAAAAGAAACATAA
- the yhaM gene encoding 3'-5' exoribonuclease YhaM, which translates to MTKGIAQYEVGEQVDLYFLIKSSTRGIASNGKPFLTVILQDKTGDIEAKLWDASPDDEENYAAQKIVRAAGEVMNYRGRNQLKIRNIRPAQPQDGVRTSDFLEVAPLSQEEMVEHITKSIFEMKNSNVQRITRHLFKKYQTEFLEYPAATKNHHEFVSGLAYHVVSMLKLAESFSTLYPSLNRDLLYAGVILHDLGKVFELSGPVSTIYTVEGNLLGHISIMVNEIGKAAEELAIEGEEVMLLQHLVLSHHGKEEWGSPKKPLIKEAEMLHLIDNVDAKMNMLDRALTKVKPGEFTERIFALDNRSFYKPTID; encoded by the coding sequence ATGACAAAAGGAATTGCTCAATACGAAGTAGGAGAGCAAGTTGATCTTTATTTTTTAATTAAATCCTCAACGAGAGGAATTGCAAGCAATGGAAAGCCATTTTTAACGGTAATCCTACAAGATAAAACAGGTGATATTGAAGCCAAGCTGTGGGATGCATCCCCAGATGACGAGGAAAATTATGCTGCTCAAAAGATTGTGCGAGCTGCTGGAGAAGTAATGAATTACCGCGGGCGCAACCAGCTGAAAATACGCAACATTCGTCCTGCACAGCCCCAAGACGGAGTGCGCACATCTGATTTTTTAGAAGTGGCACCTTTATCTCAAGAAGAAATGGTCGAACATATTACAAAGAGTATATTTGAAATGAAAAATTCGAATGTCCAGCGCATTACTCGCCATTTGTTTAAAAAATATCAAACGGAATTTCTAGAATATCCGGCAGCAACTAAAAATCACCATGAGTTTGTATCGGGACTTGCCTACCATGTGGTGTCTATGCTGAAGCTGGCTGAGTCATTTTCAACCCTTTATCCAAGCTTAAACCGCGACTTGCTGTACGCTGGAGTTATTCTTCATGACCTTGGCAAAGTATTTGAACTTTCAGGTCCTGTTTCGACGATATACACAGTCGAAGGGAACTTGCTTGGCCATATTTCGATTATGGTGAATGAAATTGGAAAAGCGGCAGAAGAATTAGCGATTGAAGGAGAAGAGGTTATGCTTCTTCAGCACCTTGTATTATCGCATCACGGTAAGGAAGAGTGGGGAAGTCCGAAAAAGCCGTTAATTAAAGAGGCTGAGATGCTTCATTTGATTGACAATGTAGACGCTAAAATGAATATGCTTGATCGAGCATTAACAAAAGTGAAGCCCGGTGAGTTTACAGAGCGTATTTTTGCACTTGATAATCGCTCATTTTATAAACCAACGATTGATTAA
- a CDS encoding sporulation YhaL family protein, whose protein sequence is MVTLPIWIYLVVAGIFFSGFMAIRAAQHDKQVDDSFIEKEGQVFIERMQVEKERRNSDSI, encoded by the coding sequence ATGGTGACACTACCAATTTGGATTTATTTAGTTGTAGCAGGCATTTTCTTTAGTGGATTTATGGCGATTCGTGCTGCACAACATGATAAGCAAGTGGATGATTCGTTTATTGAAAAAGAGGGACAAGTCTTCATCGAAAGAATGCAAGTGGAAAAAGAAAGACGCAACAGCGATTCCATCTGA
- a CDS encoding peptidylprolyl isomerase: MKKSLVALTTAASLVALSACSVGSDASNANDSSKVIVETKAGNITQDDLYKQMKDTIGQDQFNTLVRSVTEEKVLSKKYKVTDKELDQQLNILREQYGDQVDSVIKQKGEKEVKDMLKVDILREKAATAGIKVSDKELKKAYDEYKAQKPQIRASHILVKDEKTANEVEAKIKKGEDFASLAKEYSTDQQSAANGGDLGYFGEGQMVKEFEEAAYKLKKGAVSKPIKTEYGYHIIKLVDKKKVESFEKKKPELEQQIKRSKVDQAEANKKIQKELDKAKVEVKDKNVKPIFEEGATDSQSGVETPQQ; the protein is encoded by the coding sequence ATGAAAAAAAGCTTAGTTGCACTAACAACGGCAGCCAGTCTCGTTGCTTTATCAGCATGCAGTGTGGGAAGTGATGCTTCAAATGCAAACGATTCTTCAAAAGTAATTGTAGAAACAAAAGCAGGCAATATCACTCAAGATGATTTGTATAAGCAAATGAAAGATACAATCGGACAAGACCAATTTAATACACTCGTACGAAGCGTTACCGAAGAAAAAGTATTGAGTAAAAAATATAAAGTAACGGATAAAGAGCTTGATCAGCAGTTGAACATTCTAAGAGAACAATACGGTGATCAGGTGGATTCAGTTATTAAGCAAAAAGGCGAAAAAGAAGTCAAAGATATGCTAAAAGTTGATATTCTCCGTGAAAAAGCTGCTACAGCAGGCATTAAGGTATCGGACAAAGAACTGAAAAAAGCTTATGATGAATATAAAGCTCAAAAACCTCAAATTCGCGCAAGTCATATTTTAGTAAAAGACGAAAAAACAGCAAACGAAGTAGAAGCGAAAATCAAAAAAGGCGAGGACTTTGCTAGTCTGGCAAAAGAATATTCAACGGATCAGCAGTCTGCAGCTAACGGCGGCGATTTAGGCTACTTCGGTGAAGGCCAAATGGTTAAAGAATTTGAAGAAGCGGCTTACAAGCTGAAAAAAGGTGCAGTAAGTAAACCAATCAAAACAGAATACGGCTACCATATCATTAAACTAGTCGATAAAAAGAAAGTAGAATCGTTTGAGAAAAAGAAACCTGAACTTGAGCAGCAAATCAAACGTTCAAAAGTAGATCAAGCAGAAGCGAACAAGAAGATTCAAAAAGAACTTGATAAAGCAAAAGTGGAAGTCAAAGATAAAAATGTAAAACCAATTTTCGAGGAAGGTGCAACAGATAGTCAATCTGGCGTAGAAACTCCTCAACAGTAA
- a CDS encoding YjcZ family sporulation protein, which translates to MSGCGYGGGFALLVVLFILLVIVGCACYH; encoded by the coding sequence ATGAGCGGCTGCGGATATGGAGGCGGTTTTGCACTATTAGTTGTATTGTTTATCTTATTAGTCATTGTTGGTTGTGCATGTTACCACTAG
- a CDS encoding YjcZ family sporulation protein yields the protein MGSYGCGYGSGFALLVVLFILLVIIGASCFC from the coding sequence ATGGGTTCTTACGGATGCGGATACGGCAGTGGATTTGCTCTATTAGTCGTATTATTCATCTTATTAGTTATCATCGGAGCTAGCTGTTTTTGCTAA
- a CDS encoding DUF1878 family protein produces the protein METLESRVSRLEYYIKLLSGTSEQEAKPFIDLVVRNQLTKKEVEGILILCEDTKNEYIEQKAEGLTDFVPLLTQFVGMLNYKLNPRETVESLRYQPSYQDVMNEFFEIIQWIRD, from the coding sequence ATGGAAACTTTAGAATCTCGAGTATCACGTTTAGAATATTACATAAAACTGTTATCTGGGACATCTGAACAAGAAGCTAAACCATTTATTGATTTAGTGGTAAGAAATCAGCTTACAAAGAAGGAAGTAGAGGGAATTTTAATTCTGTGTGAAGATACAAAAAACGAATATATTGAGCAAAAAGCGGAAGGTCTAACAGACTTTGTTCCGCTTCTTACACAATTTGTTGGTATGCTGAATTATAAATTAAATCCTAGAGAGACGGTCGAATCGCTTCGTTATCAACCTTCTTATCAAGATGTGATGAATGAATTTTTTGAAATTATTCAATGGATAAGGGACTAA
- a CDS encoding HTH-type transcriptional regulator Hpr, translated as MKKTSDQDYSLKEALLFSQRIAQLSKALWKTVEKDWQQWIKPYDLNINEHHILWISYHLNGASISEIAKFGVMHVSTAFNFSKKLEERGLLEFSKKESDKRNTYIQLTDKGEAILLDLMEHYEPSNNSVFSGALPLRDLYGKFPEFMELMTVIRKIYGEDFMDIFERSFHHIEEEFTEEDGKLVKKDKENHQETISNS; from the coding sequence ATGAAAAAGACTAGTGATCAAGATTACAGTTTGAAAGAAGCACTTCTATTTAGCCAACGCATTGCCCAATTAAGTAAAGCCCTTTGGAAAACCGTAGAGAAGGATTGGCAGCAATGGATTAAGCCTTATGACCTTAATATTAACGAGCATCATATTTTATGGATTTCATATCATTTAAACGGGGCTTCCATTTCCGAAATTGCCAAGTTTGGAGTTATGCACGTTTCTACTGCATTTAACTTCTCCAAAAAACTAGAAGAACGAGGTTTACTTGAGTTTTCTAAAAAAGAAAGCGACAAGCGAAATACGTACATTCAGCTGACAGATAAAGGCGAGGCCATTTTATTAGATTTAATGGAACATTACGAACCTTCTAATAATTCAGTGTTCAGCGGCGCACTTCCGTTGCGCGACTTGTACGGCAAATTCCCTGAGTTTATGGAATTAATGACCGTCATCCGCAAAATTTACGGTGAAGATTTTATGGATATCTTCGAGCGATCTTTCCATCATATCGAAGAAGAATTCACTGAAGAAGATGGCAAGCTTGTCAAGAAAGATAAAGAGAACCACCAGGAGACTATTTCAAACTCTTAA
- a CDS encoding YtxH domain-containing protein, which translates to MSRMKKLAAGAAIGSTVAAITTLLVTPYSGRELKQRVSSRKDRVNASQQELSTKIKAVSQQVQMTAREGNTIVKNIASDLSTTLGQFKEEIVPYKESIQHHLKEIQNSLSNLEEHVQTTKNPNEKIDKKEG; encoded by the coding sequence ATGAGTAGAATGAAAAAACTAGCAGCTGGAGCAGCAATCGGAAGCACCGTAGCCGCTATTACAACGCTTCTTGTTACTCCATATTCAGGACGAGAACTTAAACAGCGTGTCAGTTCTAGAAAAGACCGAGTTAACGCTTCACAACAAGAGCTCTCAACAAAAATAAAAGCTGTTTCTCAACAAGTACAAATGACCGCCAGAGAAGGAAATACTATAGTGAAAAATATCGCAAGTGACCTTTCTACTACCCTTGGTCAGTTTAAAGAAGAAATTGTCCCTTATAAGGAATCCATTCAGCATCATTTGAAAGAAATCCAAAATTCTTTGTCAAACCTAGAGGAACATGTACAGACAACTAAAAATCCCAATGAAAAAATTGACAAAAAAGAAGGTTAA